The Pseudomonadota bacterium genomic sequence TTGGTATGTCATCAAGACAACTCAAGCAGGAAGAAACAATATTAAATGAAATATTAATCTGCTATGATGGTATTTCTGTGGTTGTTCACCCCAGAAATCCAGTTAGCGCACTTACATTAGAACAGATAAGAGGTATTTTCAACGGTCGTATAAGGAACTGGAAAGAGTTGGGCTGGATTGATAGAAAGATTGACGCTGTTACGAGAGAGGAAGGTTCCGGGACTCGTGGTTCCTTTGAAGAACTTGTTATGAAAAATGAAGAAATTTATGATGGGATTATGGTTCAGGATTCTAATGGTTCTGTAAAAGAGGTAGTTGCCACCGACCCTTATGCGATAGGGTATATATCCCTTGGCCTTGTTGATAATAGAGTAAGGTCTCTATCCATTGATGGTATTTTTGCAAGCGTGGAAAATATAAAAACAAAAAAATATAAGTTTGTGAGACCCTTCTTATTCCTGACACATGGTGATATTAACGATAATGTAAAAATATTCATTAACTTTGTGATTTCTAAGGATGGACAGAATATCCTGAAAAAGGAAGGGCTGATAGGCATACTATGATTAAAAAGAAGTTCAGCAAAGAACACGCTGTCAGGTGGGTTTTAATGTTGTTCGCCCTTTCTTCCCTTTTATTTCTTTTCCTGATTTTCATCTTTATTCTTTTTGAAGGGTTACCTCTTTTTCATAAAATTGGTCTGAAAAATATCATTCTTGGTTTTAAGTGGGCCCCCACAAAAGGCTCCTTCGGGATATTTCCAATGATAATATCTTCATTCCTTGTAACCTTCGGTGCCCTCATTATTGGTGCTCCCATGGGACTTTCCTGCGCAATCTATCTTTCTGAATATTCAGGAAAAAGGTTAAAGATGTTTTTAAAACCAGCCCTTGAACTCTTAGCAGGCATCCCTTCAGTGGTATACGGGTTTTTAGGTGTTATTTATATAGTACCTTTAGTAAGAAATTATTTCGGTGGAGCTGGTTTTTCTCTGCTTTCTACCTCTATTATCCTCGGGGTAATGATTTTACCTACAATAATCAGTATATCTTTTGATGCATTGATGAGTGTACCAAGAACTTACAGAGAGGGTTCTTTTGCCATGGGGGCCACCAAATGGCAGACAATCTTCAGGGTTGTAGTTCCCTCTGCCAAATCAGGGATTCTGGCAAGTTTCATTTTGGGTATGGGAAGGGCAATAGGAGAAACAATGGCAGTTATTATGGTTGCCGGTAATGCATTAAAGATACCAACGAGTATTCTTGATCCCTTAAGGACATTGACCGGAAATATTGCCCTTGAACTCGCATACGCCACTGGAGACCACAGACAGGGGCTTTTTTCAACCGGGGTAGTTCTCTTGCTCATTATCATGATTCTCAACTATATTGCCAATTTTGGAATAAAGAGGAAGGTGATAAAGTGAAAAATAGTTCGGAGTTCAAGGTTCAAAGTCCGGAGTCACAAAACCTGTCAAATAAAAAATATAACATTTCACAAGCATCGAAAGGAGCGTTGTAAATTGAGGATCAACCCCCGAATAATCGATAAGCTTGTAAAGATAGTTCTCAACTCCCAGGCATTTTTTACAGTTGGAATATTGGTAGCAATCGTTGCTGTTATCTTCTTTAAAGGCTCCCCCCATGTAAATTTAGAATTTATCTTTTCCTCTCCAGAGGATATGGGCAGACATGGAGGCATATTCTTTACAATCATCGGGACTCTACTTCTTGTATTATTATCAATCCTTCTCGCCACGCCTTTGGGTGTTGGAACAGCAATTTTCTTGACTGAATATACCAGGGAATCGAGATTCACAAAAATTATTCGCTTTGGTGTTGAATCATTAGCAGGTATACCCTCTATATTGTACGGTCTCTTTGGCTTCATATTCTTTGTAATCAAACTCAAGATGGGCTGGTCAATCTTAGCAGGTGTATTTACTATAACCATTATGATCCTTCCAACAATAATCAGGACAAGCGAAGAGGCTATAAAGGCTGTCCCGAGGAATTTTAGAATCGTTAGCTACTCTTTAAGTGCTACCAAATGGGAGACGGTATTAAAGGTTGTATTACCTTCAGCAGCCCCGGGGATTCTGACAGGTATTATGTTAAGTGTCGGAAGGGCTGTGGGTGAGACTGCAGCAACCTTATTCACTACGGGAAGCTCACTA encodes the following:
- a CDS encoding phosphate ABC transporter substrate-binding protein; amino-acid sequence: GMSSRQLKQEETILNEILICYDGISVVVHPRNPVSALTLEQIRGIFNGRIRNWKELGWIDRKIDAVTREEGSGTRGSFEELVMKNEEIYDGIMVQDSNGSVKEVVATDPYAIGYISLGLVDNRVRSLSIDGIFASVENIKTKKYKFVRPFLFLTHGDINDNVKIFINFVISKDGQNILKKEGLIGIL
- the pstC gene encoding phosphate ABC transporter permease subunit PstC, coding for MIKKKFSKEHAVRWVLMLFALSSLLFLFLIFIFILFEGLPLFHKIGLKNIILGFKWAPTKGSFGIFPMIISSFLVTFGALIIGAPMGLSCAIYLSEYSGKRLKMFLKPALELLAGIPSVVYGFLGVIYIVPLVRNYFGGAGFSLLSTSIILGVMILPTIISISFDALMSVPRTYREGSFAMGATKWQTIFRVVVPSAKSGILASFILGMGRAIGETMAVIMVAGNALKIPTSILDPLRTLTGNIALELAYATGDHRQGLFSTGVVLLLIIMILNYIANFGIKRKVIK
- the pstA gene encoding phosphate ABC transporter permease PstA → MRINPRIIDKLVKIVLNSQAFFTVGILVAIVAVIFFKGSPHVNLEFIFSSPEDMGRHGGIFFTIIGTLLLVLLSILLATPLGVGTAIFLTEYTRESRFTKIIRFGVESLAGIPSILYGLFGFIFFVIKLKMGWSILAGVFTITIMILPTIIRTSEEAIKAVPRNFRIVSYSLSATKWETVLKVVLPSAAPGILTGIMLSVGRAVGETAATLFTTGSSLRLPTSLMDSGRTMAVHFYILAREGISMEKAYATALVLVLSILFINVLAYYIMNRVIARYS